The proteins below are encoded in one region of Leptotrichia sp. oral taxon 218:
- a CDS encoding MarR family transcriptional regulator yields the protein MHENFSKHIGKLVCRYGAKPCNKETELLGTLKAGITTT from the coding sequence TTGCACGAAAATTTTAGTAAGCATATAGGGAAACTTGTATGTAGATACGGAGCAAAACCGTGCAACAAAGAAACTGAACTGCTGGGAACTCTTAAAGCTGGTATAACCACAACATAA
- the queA gene encoding tRNA preQ1(34) S-adenosylmethionine ribosyltransferase-isomerase QueA, whose translation MKISDFDFELPKELIAQKAAEPRDSSRLLVLNKEEKTLEHRHFFDIIDYLKKGDVLVINRTKVIPARIFGHKKLDGEEIGALMECFLLKRCDLNTWEVLLKPAKKLKIGQKIVFSKGLLEAELIEIKEDGNRVLRFEFEGNFEEILDKLGEMPLPPYITEKLSDKNRYQTVYAKKGESVAAPTAGLHFTTELLKKIEKKGIILTEVFLDVGLGTFRPVQVEDVTEHKMHSEKYWIPEETAKIVNEAKENGNRVIAVGTTSVRTLESCVDENGKLLPKSGATNIFIYGDYKFKIVDAIITNFHLPKSTLVMLVSAFAGKDFVFSAYKKAIEEKYRFY comes from the coding sequence GTGAAAATATCAGATTTTGATTTTGAATTGCCAAAGGAATTAATTGCACAAAAGGCGGCAGAGCCAAGAGATAGTTCCAGACTTTTAGTTTTAAATAAAGAAGAAAAGACACTTGAACACAGACATTTTTTTGATATAATCGACTATTTAAAAAAAGGGGATGTGCTTGTCATAAATAGAACAAAAGTCATTCCTGCAAGAATTTTTGGACATAAAAAGTTGGATGGAGAAGAAATTGGAGCGTTGATGGAGTGCTTTTTATTAAAAAGATGTGATTTAAACACTTGGGAAGTTTTGCTAAAACCTGCTAAAAAGTTGAAAATAGGACAGAAAATTGTGTTTAGTAAAGGTCTTTTAGAAGCGGAGTTAATTGAGATTAAAGAAGATGGGAATAGAGTTTTGAGATTTGAGTTTGAAGGAAATTTTGAAGAAATATTGGATAAATTGGGAGAGATGCCACTTCCACCTTATATAACTGAAAAACTTTCAGACAAAAATCGTTATCAGACAGTTTATGCAAAAAAAGGAGAATCGGTTGCAGCACCGACTGCGGGACTTCATTTTACAACAGAATTGCTTAAAAAAATAGAAAAAAAAGGTATTATTTTGACGGAAGTATTTTTAGATGTTGGACTTGGGACTTTTAGACCTGTGCAGGTTGAAGATGTGACTGAGCATAAAATGCATAGTGAAAAATACTGGATTCCCGAAGAAACTGCAAAAATTGTGAATGAAGCTAAAGAAAATGGAAACAGAGTTATAGCGGTTGGAACAACTTCTGTGAGAACATTGGAGTCTTGTGTTGATGAAAATGGCAAACTTCTTCCAAAAAGTGGAGCTACAAATATTTTTATCTATGGAGATTATAAATTTAAAATTGTTGATGCGATAATTACTAATTTTCATTTGCCAAAATCTACGCTTGTTATGTTAGTTTCGGCATTTGCTGGAAAAGATTTTGTATTTTCGGCGTATAAAAAAGCGATTGAAGAAAAGTATAGATTTTATTAA
- a CDS encoding peptidylprolyl isomerase produces MRSKKLTLLASIMMLFVFNIINAKNIKIVEKTKEEKKFEKIMKKFELEATIHTTKGDINVFLYPEAAPVNVANFVFLAKKGFYDGLTFHRVITNGIVQGGDPKGDGTGSAGYYVDDEFVNWLNFNNSGMLAMANSGKNTNGSQFFISLQKIPSLNGVHTIIGGLKSGTDLAVAKIIRQGDKIKSIDIKGKKVDDFLSYFSVETAEWESKMQNN; encoded by the coding sequence ATGAGATCAAAAAAATTGACATTGTTAGCTAGTATAATGATGTTGTTTGTATTTAACATAATAAATGCAAAAAATATTAAAATTGTTGAAAAAACAAAAGAAGAGAAAAAATTTGAAAAAATAATGAAAAAATTTGAATTGGAAGCTACAATTCACACAACAAAAGGGGATATTAATGTATTTTTATATCCTGAAGCAGCTCCTGTAAATGTGGCAAATTTTGTATTTTTGGCAAAAAAAGGATTTTATGACGGACTTACTTTTCACAGAGTTATTACAAATGGAATTGTGCAAGGTGGAGATCCAAAAGGAGACGGAACTGGAAGTGCTGGATATTATGTCGATGATGAATTTGTAAACTGGTTAAACTTTAATAATAGTGGAATGTTAGCTATGGCAAATTCAGGAAAGAATACAAATGGAAGTCAATTTTTTATATCGCTTCAAAAAATTCCATCTCTTAATGGAGTGCACACTATAATTGGTGGACTAAAAAGTGGTACTGATTTAGCAGTTGCAAAAATTATAAGACAAGGGGATAAAATTAAGAGCATTGATATAAAAGGGAAAAAAGTTGATGACTTTTTGAGCTATTTTTCTGTGGAAACAGCTGAATGGGAAAGTAAGATGCAAAATAATTAA
- the prfA gene encoding peptide chain release factor 1: protein MFQKLDDVVLKHKELTELLMSPEVASDPKKIMEYNKALNSIDEVVQKYTYYKEQKEEMENLKEDLKIEKDHEMKEMMLEEIHLIEEKIPVLEEELKVLLLPKDPNDDKNVIMEIRAGAGGDEAALFAYDIFRMFTRYAERNRWKTEIIDKSEIGVGGLKEVTFLIKGHGAYSRLKFESGVHRVQRVPATESSGRVHTSTITVAVLPEIEDVSEVEINPSDLKIDTYRSSGAGGQHVNTTDSAVRITHLPTGLVVTSQDGRSQIKNKEAAMKVLASKLYEMEYEKQRKEVENERRSQVGSGDRSEKIRTYNFPQGRVTDHRIKLTLHRLEAVLDGDLDEMIDALIAYDQAEMLKAVGDNE from the coding sequence ATGTTTCAAAAATTAGATGATGTTGTTTTAAAGCATAAGGAACTTACAGAATTGCTTATGAGTCCTGAAGTTGCTAGTGATCCTAAAAAAATTATGGAATATAATAAAGCTTTGAACAGTATTGATGAAGTAGTTCAAAAATATACTTATTATAAAGAGCAAAAAGAAGAAATGGAAAATCTTAAAGAAGATTTGAAGATAGAAAAAGATCATGAAATGAAAGAAATGATGTTAGAAGAAATTCATTTGATAGAAGAAAAAATTCCTGTATTAGAAGAGGAATTAAAAGTGCTTTTATTACCTAAAGATCCTAATGATGATAAAAATGTCATTATGGAAATTAGAGCAGGTGCAGGTGGAGATGAAGCAGCACTTTTTGCTTATGACATATTTAGAATGTTTACTAGATATGCTGAAAGAAATCGTTGGAAAACAGAAATTATTGATAAAAGTGAAATTGGAGTTGGTGGATTAAAAGAAGTGACTTTTCTTATTAAAGGGCATGGGGCTTATTCAAGATTAAAATTTGAAAGTGGAGTTCACAGAGTTCAAAGAGTTCCTGCAACTGAATCTTCTGGAAGAGTTCATACTTCAACAATTACAGTTGCAGTGCTTCCTGAAATTGAAGATGTAAGTGAAGTTGAAATTAATCCGAGTGATTTGAAAATTGATACTTATAGATCAAGTGGAGCAGGTGGACAACATGTAAATACTACAGATTCGGCGGTTAGAATTACACATTTACCAACAGGATTAGTAGTTACTTCCCAAGATGGGCGTTCACAAATTAAAAATAAAGAAGCTGCGATGAAAGTGTTAGCTTCAAAACTTTATGAAATGGAATATGAAAAACAGAGAAAAGAAGTAGAAAATGAAAGAAGATCTCAAGTGGGAAGTGGAGATAGATCTGAAAAAATTAGAACTTATAACTTTCCACAAGGAAGAGTTACAGATCATAGAATTAAATTGACTTTGCATAGACTTGAAGCAGTTTTGGACGGAGATTTGGATGAAATGATTGATGCACTGATTGCTTATGACCAGGCTGAAATGCTTAAAGCTGTTGGTGATAATGAATAA
- the prmC gene encoding peptide chain release factor N(5)-glutamine methyltransferase: protein MNKLLDILNKSVEYLEKKHVKDARLKIESIFSEILKMPRIMLYANFEKKLSQNEINEIKEKLTDLLKKNKDVSSSIEVKDDDSLKSLLVKSIDFLKKNHVSEAKLKAEIIFSSVLGIERMMLFTKYNEKISKEKKDKLRKFISKVGKENFPIQYLLNEQEFYGRKFYVDKGVLIPRQDTEILVQKAIEILKKNEKENKNSKKILDIGCGSGIIGLTIALEIKNSYVLGVDISEKALKTSEKNKKILGSKNIKFIKSDLFENIEFKSFDMIVSNPPYVSLSEIGIMSDDTLHEPSEALFAENDGLYFYLEISSKAKDYLAENGFLIFEIGFKQGDKVKEIMEKFGFKNVEIIEDLNGNARVVIGQKIS from the coding sequence ATGAATAAATTACTTGATATATTAAATAAATCTGTTGAGTATTTGGAAAAAAAACATGTAAAAGATGCTAGATTAAAAATTGAAAGTATTTTTTCAGAAATATTAAAAATGCCAAGAATAATGCTTTATGCAAATTTTGAAAAGAAACTTTCACAAAATGAAATTAATGAAATAAAAGAAAAATTAACGGATTTATTGAAAAAAAATAAAGATGTTTCAAGTTCGATTGAAGTTAAAGATGATGACAGTTTAAAAAGTTTACTTGTTAAAAGTATTGATTTTTTGAAAAAAAATCATGTGAGTGAAGCTAAGTTAAAAGCGGAAATTATATTTTCAAGTGTTTTGGGAATTGAAAGAATGATGCTTTTTACAAAGTACAATGAAAAAATATCTAAAGAAAAAAAAGACAAATTAAGAAAATTTATTTCAAAAGTTGGGAAAGAAAATTTTCCAATACAATATCTTTTGAATGAACAGGAATTTTATGGAAGAAAATTTTATGTGGATAAAGGTGTGTTAATTCCACGCCAAGATACTGAAATTTTGGTTCAAAAAGCTATTGAAATTTTAAAAAAAAATGAAAAAGAAAATAAAAATTCAAAAAAAATACTTGATATTGGCTGTGGAAGTGGTATAATAGGATTAACAATAGCACTAGAAATTAAAAATAGTTATGTTTTAGGTGTGGATATATCAGAAAAAGCATTAAAAACATCTGAAAAAAATAAAAAAATACTAGGTTCAAAAAACATAAAATTTATAAAATCGGATTTGTTTGAAAATATTGAATTTAAGAGTTTTGATATGATTGTGTCAAATCCACCATATGTTTCTTTGAGTGAAATTGGAATTATGTCTGATGATACTTTACATGAGCCGAGTGAAGCACTTTTTGCAGAAAATGATGGATTATATTTTTATTTGGAAATTTCTAGTAAAGCTAAAGATTATTTGGCTGAAAATGGTTTTTTGATTTTTGAAATTGGGTTTAAGCAAGGTGACAAAGTCAAAGAAATCATGGAGAAATTTGGATTTAAAAATGTTGAAATTATTGAAGATTTGAATGGAAATGCGAGAGTTGTAATTGGACAAAAAATTTCATAA
- a CDS encoding TetR/AcrR family transcriptional regulator, which translates to MKKKKRIIIQQSAKLFYYKGYLNTKLTDIFQECKIPNDYFYKFFSTKEEVLFEVIKYHTENLINFFNTIVNDLSISKFRDFFEKYFENIKNNKFYGGSPLGNLTLELSDINNPIREEIIKSYQKIELRFSFFITTLKYSSLETFSEIPSESLARILIALFEGTILLLKTEKEENAINDFFIFFDQTFKINEKKENIKTNTKIKKNKIEIEVKNSKAENNFSEEISIAQNFSDNLKSVKESEKIEKKDENFKEPNMEEIEEMENLGNVFNALNNHFKNTFKK; encoded by the coding sequence ATGAAAAAGAAAAAAAGAATTATAATTCAGCAAAGCGCTAAATTATTTTATTATAAAGGATATTTAAATACTAAATTAACTGACATATTTCAAGAATGTAAAATTCCAAATGATTATTTTTACAAATTTTTTTCAACAAAAGAAGAAGTTTTATTTGAAGTTATAAAATATCACACTGAAAATTTGATAAATTTTTTTAATACAATTGTAAATGATTTATCAATTTCAAAATTTAGAGATTTTTTTGAGAAATATTTTGAAAATATAAAAAATAATAAATTTTACGGTGGAAGTCCACTTGGAAACTTGACGCTGGAACTTTCTGATATAAATAATCCAATTCGAGAAGAAATTATTAAATCCTACCAAAAAATAGAATTACGATTTTCTTTTTTTATCACAACACTAAAATATTCTTCTTTGGAAACATTTTCTGAAATTCCTTCTGAAAGTTTAGCCAGAATTTTAATAGCGCTTTTTGAAGGAACAATTTTACTTTTAAAAACCGAAAAAGAAGAAAATGCGATAAATGATTTTTTTATTTTTTTTGACCAAACTTTTAAAATTAACGAAAAAAAAGAAAATATTAAAACTAATACGAAAATTAAAAAAAATAAAATTGAAATTGAAGTAAAAAATTCAAAAGCTGAAAATAATTTTTCAGAAGAAATTTCCATCGCCCAAAATTTTTCTGATAACTTGAAAAGCGTCAAAGAATCAGAAAAAATCGAAAAAAAAGATGAAAATTTCAAGGAGCCCAACATGGAAGAAATAGAGGAAATGGAAAATTTAGGAAATGTTTTTAATGCTTTAAACAATCATTTTAAAAATACTTTTAAAAAATAA
- a CDS encoding gamma-glutamyl-gamma-aminobutyrate hydrolase family protein → MKKPLIGISGSTMHLENGLFAGYKRSSLDQSYIDSVIRAGGVPYVLPFNTDDEIIEEMVKNVDAIILSGGNDVFPLLYGEEPKEKLGEIFPDRDHFDTVLIKTAEKLKKPILGICRGHQLINVVFGGTLHQDLSYAENISIKHFQKAKWNVFTHSISIDKNSFLNNIFESGIGFVNSFHHQIINKIAPGFKPIAKSSDGVIEAIENLSTQNLILGIQWHPEMMTATDEYAHKIFLKFIDYVKDKSKEDI, encoded by the coding sequence ATGAAAAAACCACTCATAGGTATTTCAGGAAGTACAATGCATCTTGAAAATGGTCTTTTTGCAGGATATAAACGCAGTTCTCTGGATCAGAGCTACATTGATTCTGTCATTCGTGCTGGAGGAGTTCCATATGTTTTGCCATTTAACACAGATGACGAGATTATTGAAGAAATGGTAAAAAATGTCGATGCCATTATTTTGTCTGGAGGAAATGATGTATTTCCACTGCTTTACGGAGAAGAACCCAAAGAAAAGCTAGGAGAAATTTTTCCTGATAGAGATCACTTCGATACAGTTTTGATTAAAACTGCAGAAAAATTAAAAAAGCCTATTTTAGGAATTTGTCGTGGACATCAGCTGATAAATGTTGTATTTGGAGGAACACTGCACCAAGATTTATCATATGCAGAAAATATTTCGATTAAACATTTTCAAAAAGCTAAATGGAATGTTTTTACTCATTCAATTTCTATTGATAAAAATAGTTTCTTAAACAATATTTTTGAGAGCGGAATTGGATTTGTAAACAGCTTTCATCATCAAATTATAAATAAAATAGCACCTGGATTTAAGCCGATTGCTAAAAGCAGCGACGGAGTTATTGAAGCAATTGAAAATTTGAGTACGCAAAATCTTATTTTAGGAATCCAGTGGCATCCTGAAATGATGACAGCTACAGATGAATATGCTCACAAAATATTTTTAAAATTTATTGATTATGTAAAAGATAAGTCAAAAGAAGATATATAA
- a CDS encoding RNA-guided endonuclease TnpB family protein — protein sequence MYLTLRQQVKHLSKNEFRILKYLSHIAKNLTNEAIYNVRQYYFENKKYLSYNENYKMLKNSENYKKLNSNMAQQILKEVDGSFKSFFGLLKLAKNGQYNFKDIKLPKYLAKDGFTTLVIGFVRLKDDMLIVPYSNSFRKTHKEIAIKLPPVLKGKKIKEIRIIPKQHSRYFEIQYIYEVEEVQRELNKENVLGIDLGIDNLCTCVTNTGASFIIDGRKLKSINQYYNKINAELQSIKDKQKIKHTTLRQKRITRKRNNRIEDYLSKAARIIINYCLNNDIGKIVLGYNEDFQRNSNIGSINNQNFANIPYGKLRDKLIYLCKLYGIEFKLQEESYTSKASFFDGDEIPIYDKENQKEYIFSGKRIKRGLYQTSKGYQLNADCNGALNILRKSKVVDLSVLYNRGELDTPERIRVV from the coding sequence ATGTATTTAACATTAAGACAACAGGTAAAACATCTTAGTAAAAATGAGTTTAGGATTTTAAAATATTTATCTCATATAGCCAAGAACTTAACTAATGAGGCTATATATAATGTTAGACAATACTATTTTGAAAATAAAAAGTATTTAAGTTATAATGAAAACTATAAAATGCTTAAAAATAGTGAGAACTATAAGAAGTTAAATTCTAATATGGCTCAACAAATTCTAAAGGAAGTAGACGGAAGTTTCAAATCATTTTTTGGACTTTTAAAACTTGCTAAAAATGGTCAATATAATTTTAAAGATATAAAATTACCTAAATATCTTGCTAAAGATGGTTTTACTACCCTTGTTATAGGTTTTGTTAGATTAAAAGATGATATGCTGATAGTTCCTTATTCAAATTCATTTAGAAAGACACATAAGGAAATCGCAATAAAACTACCACCAGTATTAAAAGGCAAGAAGATAAAAGAGATTAGAATAATACCAAAACAACATTCTAGGTACTTTGAAATTCAATACATTTATGAGGTAGAAGAAGTTCAAAGGGAATTAAATAAAGAAAATGTACTAGGAATAGATTTAGGTATAGACAATCTGTGTACTTGTGTTACAAATACTGGGGCTTCGTTCATAATAGATGGTAGAAAATTAAAATCAATAAATCAATACTATAATAAGATAAATGCAGAATTACAAAGTATAAAAGATAAGCAAAAGATTAAGCACACAACATTAAGACAAAAGAGAATAACTAGAAAGAGAAATAATCGTATAGAAGATTATCTTTCAAAAGCAGCAAGAATAATAATAAATTATTGTCTTAATAATGATATAGGGAAAATAGTTCTAGGATATAATGAAGATTTTCAAAGAAATTCAAATATTGGAAGTATAAATAATCAAAATTTTGCAAATATACCATATGGAAAATTAAGAGATAAATTAATATATCTATGTAAACTATATGGAATAGAATTTAAACTGCAAGAAGAGAGTTATACATCAAAAGCAAGTTTCTTTGATGGAGATGAAATTCCAATATATGATAAAGAAAATCAAAAAGAATATATATTCAGTGGAAAAAGAATAAAAAGAGGACTATATCAAACAAGTAAAGGTTATCAATTAAATGCGGATTGTAATGGAGCATTAAACATATTAAGAAAAAGTAAAGTTGTGGACTTAAGTGTCCTATACAATAGAGGTGAGCTGGACACGCCTGAAAGAATAAGGGTAGTGTAA
- a CDS encoding manganese-dependent inorganic pyrophosphatase → MSILVFGHKNPDTDTICSALAYAELKNKLGKDVKPVRLGELNEETKFALDYFKVEKPELVTNVAGKEIILVDHNERTQTADGFEEARVLELIDHHRISNFNVDEPLYARVEPVGCTATIILKLFKENNLMPSKEVAGLMLSAIISDTLLFKSPTCTPQDTNAGLALAKIAGVNPNEYGLEMLKAGTALGDKTEAELLTMDMKIFEIDGQKIGVAQVNTVNEEELLENKKALLDEINNIISKENLKFFMFVITNILSNDSVAIVEGNGDAVIEKAFGQKVEDNEVVLKGVVSRKKQIVPPLTKAIQD, encoded by the coding sequence ATGTCAATATTAGTTTTTGGACATAAAAATCCAGATACGGATACAATTTGTTCAGCACTTGCTTACGCTGAATTAAAAAACAAACTAGGAAAAGATGTAAAACCTGTTAGATTGGGAGAACTTAACGAAGAAACAAAATTTGCTTTGGACTATTTTAAAGTTGAAAAACCTGAACTTGTAACAAATGTTGCAGGAAAAGAAATTATTTTGGTGGATCACAACGAAAGAACTCAGACAGCGGATGGATTTGAAGAAGCAAGAGTTTTGGAATTGATTGACCATCACAGAATTTCTAACTTTAATGTGGACGAACCGCTTTATGCAAGAGTTGAGCCAGTTGGATGTACCGCAACAATAATTTTAAAATTATTTAAGGAAAATAATTTAATGCCGTCAAAAGAAGTGGCAGGACTTATGTTAAGCGCAATTATTTCAGATACATTGCTATTCAAATCACCAACTTGTACTCCACAAGATACAAATGCGGGACTTGCGTTAGCAAAAATTGCTGGAGTTAATCCAAATGAATATGGACTTGAAATGTTAAAAGCTGGAACTGCACTAGGAGATAAAACAGAAGCTGAATTACTTACAATGGATATGAAAATTTTTGAAATTGATGGACAAAAAATTGGTGTGGCACAAGTAAACACTGTTAATGAAGAAGAATTATTAGAAAATAAAAAAGCTTTGTTAGATGAAATTAATAACATTATTTCTAAAGAAAACTTGAAATTTTTCATGTTTGTAATTACAAATATTTTATCAAATGATTCTGTTGCAATTGTTGAAGGAAATGGAGATGCAGTTATTGAAAAAGCGTTTGGACAAAAAGTGGAAGATAATGAAGTTGTTTTAAAAGGAGTAGTTTCTCGTAAGAAACAAATCGTTCCACCTTTGACAAAAGCTATTCAAGATTAA